Sequence from the Castanea sativa cultivar Marrone di Chiusa Pesio chromosome 12, ASM4071231v1 genome:
taaaaattattaaggtCGTCCATCTTAATGGACAGTCATTGCGTCATTAGTAGGCCATCAAAGATAGATGAGTAACTGCCCAACACATTCAATAACAATCATCAAAGACCTTAAACCCTCTCATCAAGATAAAGAACGTTACAATTAGGGTAATAATCACCCCTATTTATGTCCAACAGCTACCTATGTCATCTATAAAAAGGACAATTTGTCCATTTGCTAAGGTACGTTAGAAACTATTACAAAATACCATCTATATATGAAAGATCTGGGTTGATACTAACTGAAGCATCGGAGGCTCACCCACCGGGCACAACCCGGTGGTCTTTTCGATGAACTCTCTTTATCTCGCAGGTCCTACAAGATCGCCAAAAGCTCCGAATTGGACGAGTGACCCAACTGACGatgattttggcatcatcagtacGTATCATCCCATACTTGGAGatcacaagaaaaataaaagacagGGAGTTTTAGTGTTTCAGTGTCATGTAAACTTAGAAGACAGATTAATGGTCCTATAGGATACCACTTCAAGGAAAAATCATATCAGTTTTCACTGAACAATATGAGTGTACAAATTATTTACTTAGGACAGAGCAttcttaaagaaaatatgaatggaacCTACAAGAAAATCTAATCATCattcatcaataaaatttttgaatgaaGTAGTCTAAGTTAAAATGCATATGAGATTCTTTGTGGATCTGAAGATAACAATTTGCCCCTTTTCCATTATTCTATTGCGGGGGCTGATGAAATATAGACCAAGTTGGCAACTCCTTAACAAAATACATTCAGTATGCACCATGAAATGAAAGcagaaaattttttatcttcATATGGTGTGATTCTGCTGAAGCACCTTCTAGGAAAATGTTTTGGAATTTGTTACCTGTGCTAggttcattaaaaaatattttggtttacGTGAATACTAAGAgcgtgtttggataccgcttatttgctgaaaactgaaaacttattgctgaaaacattgtaacaaaataatttttaaatgtgtgaatagtgctatGGGACCCAAATTTACCTAGAAATCTGTGAAAAAGTGAGTTTGGTGGTATGTGAACAGTACCCATGGGAGTATGGGACCCACTAAAAAAATGCTGAACGCGCGGATTGGGCAAAACGCCCAATCCAAATGCACGCTAAATGCTTCCTTCCAATTGCTAATATGATAATTTTCCATGCACCGTTTTTCAGATTGATGGGTTATGCGAACTTCTGAACCAGAACAGTGAAACGTTAACATCACTTGAATTCATTCACTGCAAGCTTTCCTCAAATTTTATCAACGCAATTTGTGGTTCTTTACTCATACAGAGTATGCAAACCCATGGGATACAGCACTTCTCCATCAATGCATCTAGCTTTCTTGAACACAACCTTTTTTCATTACCTGTTGGactttcatcatttttatcaTCGGGAAGGTACATCCATTCTATTAACGGTTCACGTTTATCAActtgtatgtatatattatcTGTGATTGACTGGGTTGCTTAACCTGCTTATGAACTCACAAACCTTTAGATTGTAACTACAAAAACTGCTGTCTGCTGTATTCTAATTATGTTTCCTTTTTATTACAATGTGGTGCTTCAAGGGGTATATGGGGTTGACATCTTATAGAAGCAATTTGTCCCTTTCCCATGGCCAACCATGAGTAGTGGAAATCCTATTGACTGCcacttgttttattttgttaacttctccttcctattcttttttttctttttcttttttaattccactattttttttttcaaatacaataCATTGTTCCTCTGTATTTTGTGGTGCATTTATGTTGGCATAGCAGTTCGCACTCCCTTATTTTGGACCAATAATGTTGAAGATTTAGAGTTTGATCTGCTTGTAAGGAAATCCCATCTCTTAAGATTTGTAAACTTTTCAAAGAAGTTGCAATCAAGTGATCTATGATACCAGAAAACCCTAGTTCAAATCAAATGGTACTCAATGAAATAGGTGTTTGAAAATGGGATAAAATCAATGTGGCAGACAGTATCAGGCAGAGAAGTCAGTTCTAATATCTCAGATTAGATAACAGTGACAATCTTTATCCACTTCTGAGTTGGGCGCAATAGAAAGCATACAATCAATTTTCCAGTACCGTTGTGAGTTGATGGAGTTTCAATGCCTGGACTTTTGTAGTGATACTTATTGGGCTTTCTTCTTGGATTTTCAGAGAGCTTGGGATCTAATCTCATTAGGCAAACTTTGTCAAGGCCTAGTTATCTTTAATGCATTACACATTTCATTCTTGCAGAGCTATATGTTTATtgctttcaatttttcttttaaaaaaagagatctAGTTTGACCAATATTGCAAAATCATATTATACCTGCATAGAAGAATgcaaatattaattacttaccTAAACATTTAATCTCATTTAAGATGAAGTCTGAGACTCTGAAgtatataagcatataatactattacaaaacttaaatatttaattatctGCCACTTAAAGAAGAATTCAGATGAAGCTTTAAGCATTTTTAACTGTATGTGTACTTAAGGACTCCAACATATCCAATGGTATATGCCATTAGTCATGAAGTCCCTGTTATTTTGCTATCAGGTCCTTGTGTTCATTAAACTTCTGTGACAACCAGCTGGGTcgaaattttgcaaaaatggtctTTAATACCATTCTCGATGTTTCATCTAGCATATCCATCCTTGATCTTTCAGAAAACAATGTGAGTCATGCATTCTTTTTTAGATAATTTATATACTATGTATTTGATTAgctaaagaaaagaagaagaaaaatatatatgtatacttTGTATCTTTTACTTTAAACCAACATAAAGCTTCATAAACACTTTGCAGATATCTGGATGGCTTTCTGATTTTAACAAAAGATCCTCTGGTGGACCCTTATCATCCTTAGGAATTGGCAAGTCCTTGCAATCTTTACGTGTTCTCAACCTGAGGTACCACACTAGCAAAGTTATGTCTTATATGCAAAATTATTCTTCCCTAGGATCAATTCATGGCAGTTGTGGTATCTTGGAAATTGTAAATTGTACCCCTGGGTTTGTGCCTAGTCTCTTAGAGGATATGAACTACCACAAATCAATGCTGATAATGTTGTAGTGAGTTCCAAATATTCTTCCATGCAAAGAGAGCTTACTAATCTGATTTTAGGGGTAACAATCTACGCAAAGATGATGCTGAAAGTCTAAGATATGCATTAGTTCATATGCCTAACTTGGAGGACCTGGATATAAGTGACAATTCCATTGAGGATGAAGGAATCAGGTGAGTTGAATTTCCATTCTCCTTATGTGTTTTTCGATGCAGTAGCGAATAGGCATTTGTTTTCTCACACTATCTTTGAACTTGCAGGAGTTTAATCCCCTATTTTGTTGAAGCAACTGAAAGATGCTCCTCCTTGGCTGATTTGAATTTGGAGGATTGTGACCTTTCATGCAATGGAGTAACCCAACTTCTACATACGCTTTCAACCTTTAAAGGACCACTAAAGTCCCTATCTCTTGCTGATAATTGCCTTGGCAGGTTTGTCCGGTTGACACTGGCATAGAAATTACACTTCacctcatctttttttttttcaaatatgttGAGATTATTTGTACTGTCTTCCAGCCAGGTAGCTGTagctttgggaaaatttttgCAGACATCCATTGAAGTACTGAATATTGGAGGTATTGGACTGGGTTCAACTGGTTTTCAGGAGCTACAAGAAGGCATGACGAAGGAGTTGAAGCTAGTCAAGATTAACATAAGGTTCAAATTGATGCTTATATAtgttctttgtaattttttgtggtTGCTATGGtaactaatattttttacttatcaaaaaaaatatggtaactaatattttaatgaatttcatACAGCAAAAACCATGGTGGGATTGAAACTGCCAAGTTTTTATCAAAACTTTTGTCATTGGCTCCCAAACTTGGTGAAGTTAATGCAGCATATAATTTTATGCCTATAGAATCCTTAAGCATCATCTGTGCAGCACTGAAAGTTGCAAAAGGTaattatttgaaacttttagtAATTTTTGAATGGATAGCTTTTTTATTATAGTAAATTTTCAAATGTATATTTGAATATTCACTAAATTATAAGTGCAGCTGGTTTCCTTCTTTTTGCATTGACATCACTAGAGAATTCCAGAATATGAAATTGATTAAATTCTatcatttgtatttttttgacgTAAATTATGCACTTAAGACTAACTGCATTTGGAGTTGCCAAGATGCAAACAATGTTCTATTTACTCTGTTGTTCTTCACGTAGAGATTCAGTACACTATCTGAGGAAAAACCCTCACTCAACCTTACTTTGATTGAGCCAAGAGAGAGTATCATTTGAGTTGCATCTATAATTGCAATCTTGATAGTATTGTTGTACTTGTATCTTTAATCCCATTAAACAACATGCCAGTGTAAAGGAACAGATATCatcttttttcaatttgataAAGACTATGCAACTCTAGAAATTTCAAATGCTAGATAAAGCTaaacatattattaatttggaatgctatttaatacataattgaACCATTTTTTCCGCTTATTTTGCTTATGCTAagactaatatttttttaatcatacaaCAATAATAGGCtactacataaaataaaaagggggaagggggggggggggggggggtttagcGTGTCCATATGAATTCCTCCCATCAGGAACATTTGGAGAGTTTTACTATATTCTTCTTGTGATTTAGGTCATCTTGAGCGTTTGGACTTGACGGAAAAAACTTTGGACTATCAGTTGGCGTATGCTTCCATGCTTAATGGAATTCAATGTAATGGAAGGCCCATTGTAACTCTTCCAATACGATCAGCCGCAGAGGCACCTTATGATGATGATCCCTAGATGTTAATGCTTTCTTCTGTTTTTACTCAACCAATATATATGGTACTGCACATTGCTGTTTCCTGAGTTTGTGATCAGTGCATTGAAATTATGCCAGCATTTTGaatgtaattttttgtgtaatGCATAAGGCTTTTTCCCTTCATAGTTTGTAATAGGTTAGGGTTGTTCACTGCTCAACAATTCTGGTGTATACAGTTATTTGATTTGAGCTGTATTAGATTCATCAGTCTGTTGTAACCATATTAATGTTGTAATTTTCTTATACATGTGTTGCCAATTGGAATATATAACTTTTGTAAAGCACAATGATAGTTAAACTTTATAAGATCTTAGGGCCCTCCATCACAAAATATGTGGGGTCAAGATTTTGCTCTTTGATTATGTTTTAACACCTAGTGTCCAGCaggattttattatttctgTCTTTCTGCTTGCTGTCTTTTATCTTTGGATGATGGTTCTATTGCCTGCTTCCCAAGGGAACACGGAACACTTACGGGTTTAAAATCCTGATTGGCCCATTTTTTGgggtttctattttttttatgaacgaAAAATTGGTAGAGGGGTGCGACTTGAGTTAGCATCTGGGTTTCTATATAATCTGAATGCTGCTCTGCCTTGTATTTTCTAACGTACCAAATCAAGCTCCACAGAGGGAGATGCAAGGATTTATTTAAGTGAAAACGAAATATTGCTCTCAAGGCCTAGGCATGGATTCGCTTGTATAGAAGAAAACAGACAACATTATTCGATATAAATCATGCAATGACAGTAGGCCAATGTTTTGGACAGGTGGTTCTAATAATTGCTTTTTTCTACGTATCTATTTTCAGTTCTTTTTCAACTTCAACCCTTGTTTGGATATCCCATTTAAACAGGGTTTTATTATGTCTAGAGACATGGGTCACCCATGTCActgaaaatgaaacaaaataggAATTCAAATGGCTGCCAATAAGATAATAACAATGTtataaacacaacaaaattcataatttttttccacaACTTTTTAAGGTTGCAGATTGTGATAGTAAAATCATGTTTATatgagattatttttattgtataccAAGTACAATCTGCCAATTcaatagttgtgaaaaatattagcATAATTTGTTGGTTCATTTGATTTATGAGATTACCACCaacattatttatattatataccAAGTACAATTTGACAACTtaatagttgtgaaaaatattggcCAAATTTGTTGGGTcatttaatttattgataagATAAGATAGTAACTATTATTCTCAATGACGGCTCTTGTGCGTAAAAAAGAATGCCCACACGTGTTGCTATTAcaagctttcttcttcttctttttttgagagaagtGTTGCTGTTACAAGCTTCATGGTCTGTATAGTGCAGACTCTCAAGTCTCAATAAGTAATGAACCACCCTGTTGTGTGTGTGcgtttttttttagagagagaagtgtGTGAGTACTTTAATAACTTGTGCATCATATGGAGGAAGAGAGTCGTTTCCATCATGGTAATGAGGAAGGAAAAAGGTGATAAAGACATCCCATCTTTAAGAAGTTGGACAGGATGGGGTTGTGATGCAATGTAAAAAAGCTGACTTGTCCATGAAGAATGGTactaa
This genomic interval carries:
- the LOC142619767 gene encoding uncharacterized protein LOC142619767, with the protein product MREVPSLISLCIHSLKKELIHGDDLVPVVFELPHELFDALVLRLPPLALQNLQTQAPFEDRNYQEFTDDCFRNGRKRGRHWNFNTEWRALYKLRWPDLVEQIEPVDWQQMYWEMHLQNCLDEATEIALLPSFNGCIGDIRIPDAVLKFIGVDGQENHLTSDYLKLSYHCQAFVCYARCLRLQHILCTAETCHLLRTGKLKSLVLRWIRSKEHIDGLCELLNQNSETLTSLEFIHCKLSSNFINAICGSLLIQSMQTHGIQHFSINASSFLEHNLFSLPVGLSSFLSSGRSLCSLNFCDNQLGRNFAKMVFNTILDVSSSISILDLSENNISGWLSDFNKRSSGGPLSSLGIGKSLQSLRVLNLRGNNLRKDDAESLRYALVHMPNLEDLDISDNSIEDEGIRSLIPYFVEATERCSSLADLNLEDCDLSCNGVTQLLHTLSTFKGPLKSLSLADNCLGSQVAVALGKFLQTSIEVLNIGGIGLGSTGFQELQEGMTKELKLVKINISKNHGGIETAKFLSKLLSLAPKLGEVNAAYNFMPIESLSIICAALKVAKGHLERLDLTEKTLDYQLAYASMLNGIQCNGRPIVTLPIRSAAEAPYDDDP